In Deltaproteobacteria bacterium HGW-Deltaproteobacteria-18, the following proteins share a genomic window:
- the rfbA gene encoding glucose-1-phosphate thymidylyltransferase, protein MKGIILAGGSGTRLYPLTLGTSKQLLPVYDKPLIYYPLSILMLAGIKDILIISTPQDLPRFKDVLGDGSELGLRFSYIVQPSPDGLAQAFILGADFIGSDSVCLVLGDNIIYGEGLSKVLKDCARLDKGGIVFGYPVKDPQRYGVVEFNAAGEVVSIEEKPQKPKSKYVIPGIYFYDNEVVEISKNLRPSPRGELEITDVNREYLRRGSLKVELLGRGYAWLDAGTHESLQQAGSFVQAIQDRQGFKIACIEEIAFSKGFIDAGQLKLLAARFKKNEYGKYLDEIADESI, encoded by the coding sequence ATGAAAGGAATCATTCTGGCCGGAGGATCGGGCACTCGTCTTTATCCCTTGACGCTGGGCACCAGCAAGCAGCTTCTCCCCGTTTATGACAAGCCCCTCATCTACTATCCCCTCTCCATTCTGATGCTGGCGGGGATAAAGGACATTCTCATCATCTCCACTCCCCAGGACCTGCCGCGCTTTAAAGACGTGCTTGGAGACGGCAGTGAACTTGGCCTCAGATTCTCCTATATCGTGCAGCCATCGCCCGACGGCCTGGCCCAGGCCTTCATCCTCGGCGCGGACTTCATAGGCAGCGACAGCGTGTGCCTCGTTCTGGGCGACAACATCATCTATGGCGAAGGCCTGTCCAAGGTTCTCAAGGACTGCGCCCGGCTTGACAAAGGCGGCATTGTCTTCGGCTATCCGGTCAAGGATCCGCAGCGCTACGGGGTCGTAGAATTCAACGCCGCGGGCGAAGTGGTCAGCATCGAGGAAAAGCCGCAGAAGCCGAAGTCGAAGTACGTTATCCCCGGCATTTACTTCTATGACAATGAAGTCGTCGAAATCTCGAAAAACCTCCGCCCCTCCCCGCGCGGAGAGCTCGAGATCACCGATGTCAACCGCGAGTACCTGCGCCGCGGCAGCCTCAAAGTCGAATTGCTCGGCCGCGGATATGCGTGGCTCGACGCCGGAACACACGAATCCCTTCAGCAGGCGGGCAGTTTTGTTCAGGCCATCCAGGACAGGCAGGGTTTCAAGATCGCCTGCATCGAGGAAATCGCTTTTTCAAAAGGATTCATTGACGCAGGCCAGCTTAAACTTCTGGCCGCACGATTCAAAAAAAACGAGTATGGAAAATATCTCGATGAAATTGCCGACGAGTCGATTTAA
- a CDS encoding molybdenum cofactor biosynthesis protein, producing the protein MLVTWKDAYTAGTVIIGQGPDHPLIHGWFEADEELRAGDVIHDPNCSVQLESRIRLCREDGLFMPAWIARKEKGVFFPGEFSCTRSRRGFSLAWITLSDKGSRGERVDASGPAIRDAAMEAMEISLARGMIIPDEPQILKSALADCCLFQGFDLVFTTGGTGVGPRDITPEVTLPLLDKRLPGFERAMTQTSLAKTPHAMISRAVAGVMGLSLIVNLPGSPKAVRENLHAILPALKHAVEKLQGDPRDCGQ; encoded by the coding sequence ATGCTCGTTACCTGGAAGGATGCCTATACCGCCGGTACGGTGATCATTGGTCAGGGACCGGATCATCCGCTGATCCACGGCTGGTTCGAAGCAGATGAGGAACTGCGGGCCGGGGACGTGATTCACGATCCGAACTGTTCCGTGCAGCTTGAAAGCCGGATCCGGCTCTGCCGGGAAGACGGACTCTTCATGCCCGCCTGGATTGCCCGAAAGGAAAAGGGCGTGTTCTTTCCCGGAGAATTTTCCTGCACGCGTTCCCGGCGGGGATTTTCCCTGGCCTGGATCACCCTGAGCGACAAGGGTTCGCGGGGCGAGCGCGTCGATGCCAGCGGTCCGGCCATCCGCGATGCGGCCATGGAAGCCATGGAGATCAGCCTTGCACGGGGAATGATCATTCCCGACGAACCCCAAATCCTGAAGTCGGCCCTTGCGGACTGCTGTCTTTTTCAGGGCTTCGATCTTGTCTTCACCACCGGCGGAACCGGGGTCGGCCCCCGCGACATCACTCCCGAAGTGACCCTGCCTCTTTTGGACAAGCGCCTGCCGGGATTTGAGCGGGCCATGACCCAAACCTCCCTCGCCAAGACTCCGCACGCCATGATTTCCCGCGCCGTGGCCGGAGTCATGGGCCTCTCCCTGATTGTCAATCTGCCAGGAAGCCCCAAGGCCGTGCGAGAAAATTTGCACGCCATCTTGCCCGCGCTCAAGCATGCGGTGGAAAAACTGCAGGGAGATCCTAGGGATTGTGGACAATAA
- a CDS encoding DNA helicase UvrD — MNNFIADLHIHSKFSRATSKNLTPRNLVAWAGIKGIDVLATGDFTHPGWMDIITEQLEAEESGLLRLRDGKALEQELPWYSGNMNTAQIRFMLCTEISSIYKKRGKVRKIHNLVFMPSIDAASRFNTRLAQVGNLASDGRPILGLDAHDLLEMVLETDPLAYLIPAHIWTPWFSLFGSKSGFDRIEDCFEDLSGEIFALETGLSSDPEMNWMVSALDRFTLVSNSDAHSGERLGREVNLFSGEMSFAGIRAGLRRQSEATRFEGTLEFYPEEGKYHLDGHRKCGVVLEPQETAVHRGLCPVCGKPLTIGVLNRIFALSDRELPERPAHHPGFSSLVPLTEILSEILGVGPGTKKVLGMYNQLVRDFGSEFNILRCAPEEDLRRSSTVLAEAVRRMRQGVVHRHSGYDGEYGRISMFAPQELLEFRHGRMLSMAARSAPPEVPGQRWRKAMGEASSEAQETAQTANEMQMAAILAGPGPVLVLAGPGTGKTQTLMGRVRHLLEQGADPARILILTFTRKAARELKDRLQRLCPGLPVLPKTDTLHALGLEYWTSVMGEAPILLSEESSRRLFAAANPDLQGKELKTAWNEQSLARENGVRIPGEHTRRYLDDKVRFNLVDYTDLLEFWLEHLELGHYVPGYDHVLIDEVQDLSALQLGLVTALCSQGGRGFFAIGDPNQAIYGFRGAVRDVEVRLRDLWPDLKRIRLVHNYRSAQQILSLAAHLFTEKQTLVAQKSLAASLVLFEAQGAEQEAGWIAGRVRELLGGTGHWQADMHEGKSISPGDIAVLVRFKALIGPIAKALQTAGIPVSVPEEESFFVDARVDLILRIAGNVLGLPDALDEQIPSCPEDVVEKGPLAMAVHFSSTPPFDALFWKSRAFVDLVKAFQACSGWRGLLNMVRLETELCAIRAKAQKVQIMTMHGAKGLEFEVVFLPGLEEGILPFAGMDMLLGKPGDDNVLDMDEERRLFYVGLTRAKSMLFLSHCASRRVFGKTLKLALSSLVRRLPQDMLRKSAIKRHVRRNERQLSLF, encoded by the coding sequence GTGAACAATTTCATCGCCGACCTGCACATTCATTCCAAATTTTCCCGGGCTACGAGCAAGAACCTCACACCCAGAAATCTGGTGGCCTGGGCCGGGATCAAGGGTATCGACGTTCTGGCGACCGGGGATTTCACTCATCCGGGCTGGATGGACATCATCACAGAGCAGCTTGAAGCAGAGGAAAGCGGTCTCTTGCGCCTGCGCGACGGCAAGGCGCTCGAACAGGAACTGCCCTGGTATTCCGGGAACATGAACACGGCTCAAATCCGTTTCATGCTCTGCACCGAGATCAGCTCCATCTACAAGAAGCGTGGCAAAGTCCGCAAAATTCACAATCTGGTTTTCATGCCGAGCATCGACGCGGCGTCACGGTTCAACACCCGGCTGGCGCAGGTCGGCAATCTCGCCTCGGACGGCCGCCCCATTCTCGGACTCGACGCGCATGATCTTCTCGAGATGGTTCTTGAAACCGATCCGCTTGCATATCTCATCCCCGCCCACATCTGGACTCCCTGGTTTTCCCTTTTCGGGTCGAAGTCCGGCTTTGATCGTATCGAAGATTGTTTCGAGGATCTGAGTGGAGAGATTTTCGCCCTGGAAACCGGCCTCTCCTCCGATCCCGAGATGAACTGGATGGTCAGCGCCCTGGACCGTTTCACCCTGGTCTCAAATTCCGACGCCCATTCCGGGGAAAGGCTGGGCCGGGAAGTCAATCTCTTTTCAGGAGAAATGTCTTTTGCGGGGATACGCGCGGGCCTGCGGCGCCAGAGCGAGGCGACGCGTTTTGAAGGCACCCTCGAATTCTACCCCGAGGAAGGAAAATATCATCTCGACGGCCATCGTAAATGCGGTGTGGTCCTTGAACCCCAGGAGACCGCAGTGCATCGCGGACTGTGCCCGGTCTGCGGCAAACCTCTGACCATCGGCGTGCTCAATCGCATCTTTGCCCTCTCGGACCGGGAGCTGCCCGAGCGCCCCGCCCATCATCCGGGGTTCTCGTCCCTGGTGCCCCTGACCGAAATTCTTTCGGAAATACTGGGGGTGGGTCCTGGCACAAAGAAAGTGCTTGGCATGTACAACCAGCTGGTGCGGGATTTCGGCTCCGAATTCAACATATTGCGGTGCGCTCCTGAAGAGGACCTGCGGCGTTCCTCCACGGTTCTGGCCGAGGCCGTGCGCAGGATGCGTCAGGGCGTGGTGCACAGGCATTCCGGCTACGACGGCGAGTATGGACGCATTTCCATGTTCGCTCCTCAGGAGTTGCTCGAATTCAGGCATGGCCGCATGCTGTCCATGGCCGCCCGGTCCGCGCCTCCGGAAGTGCCCGGACAGCGCTGGCGAAAGGCCATGGGGGAAGCCTCGTCCGAGGCGCAGGAAACGGCCCAGACCGCCAACGAAATGCAGATGGCCGCGATTCTTGCCGGGCCCGGACCAGTGCTGGTCCTGGCCGGACCGGGCACGGGCAAGACCCAGACCCTCATGGGGCGGGTGCGGCACCTGCTTGAACAGGGGGCAGATCCGGCGCGAATCCTGATTCTGACCTTCACCCGCAAAGCCGCGCGGGAACTCAAAGACCGCTTGCAGCGGCTTTGTCCGGGCCTGCCCGTGTTGCCCAAGACCGACACCCTGCATGCGCTTGGGCTCGAATACTGGACCTCGGTCATGGGTGAGGCCCCGATCCTTCTGTCCGAGGAGAGCAGCCGCAGGCTTTTCGCGGCGGCCAATCCCGATCTGCAGGGCAAGGAACTCAAAACCGCCTGGAATGAACAGTCCCTGGCCCGCGAAAACGGGGTGCGCATCCCCGGCGAACACACCAGACGCTATCTGGACGACAAGGTCCGCTTCAACCTGGTCGACTACACCGACCTGCTCGAATTCTGGCTCGAACATCTGGAGCTTGGGCATTACGTTCCGGGCTACGATCATGTCCTGATCGACGAGGTGCAGGACCTCTCCGCCCTGCAGCTCGGACTGGTCACGGCGCTTTGTTCCCAGGGCGGGCGGGGTTTTTTTGCCATCGGTGATCCGAACCAGGCTATTTACGGATTTCGCGGTGCGGTGCGCGATGTCGAGGTCAGGCTGCGCGATCTGTGGCCGGATTTGAAGAGGATCAGGCTGGTTCACAACTATCGCTCGGCGCAGCAGATACTCAGCCTTGCAGCGCATCTTTTTACGGAAAAACAGACCCTTGTGGCCCAAAAATCCCTGGCCGCATCCCTGGTGCTGTTCGAAGCCCAGGGTGCCGAGCAGGAGGCGGGCTGGATCGCTGGGCGGGTGCGCGAGCTTCTGGGTGGCACGGGACACTGGCAGGCCGACATGCACGAGGGAAAAAGCATTTCTCCCGGCGACATCGCCGTTCTGGTTCGCTTCAAGGCCCTCATAGGACCTATCGCCAAAGCCCTTCAGACCGCCGGGATACCCGTGTCCGTGCCGGAAGAGGAATCCTTTTTCGTTGACGCGCGGGTGGATCTCATTTTGCGCATTGCCGGAAACGTGCTCGGATTGCCCGACGCTCTGGACGAGCAGATTCCGTCCTGTCCCGAGGACGTGGTCGAAAAGGGTCCGCTGGCCATGGCCGTCCACTTTTCCTCGACTCCGCCCTTTGACGCGCTGTTCTGGAAGAGCAGGGCCTTTGTTGACCTGGTCAAGGCCTTTCAGGCCTGCTCGGGCTGGCGCGGGCTCTTGAACATGGTCAGGCTTGAAACCGAGCTCTGCGCCATCAGGGCCAAGGCCCAGAAAGTGCAAATCATGACCATGCACGGGGCCAAGGGACTTGAATTCGAGGTCGTGTTCCTGCCCGGCCTGGAAGAGGGCATCCTGCCTTTCGCGGGGATGGACATGCTCCTTGGCAAGCCCGGCGACGACAATGTGCTCGACATGGACGAGGAGCGCCGTCTCTTCTATGTCGGTTTGACCCGGGCCAAGTCCATGCTTTTCCTGAGTCACTGCGCCAGTCGGCGCGTTTTCGGCAAGACCCTGAAACTGGCCCTGTCGTCCCTGGTGCGCCGTCTGCCCCAGGACATGTTGCGCAAGAGCGCCATCAAGCGCCATGTGCGCCGCAACGAACGGCAGCTGAGCCTGTTTTGA
- a CDS encoding cobalamin biosynthesis protein translates to MIDLVLGGNKSGKSDFGLELLCQGPRPWTLVATGKSRDLAFRRQIITHRLSRDADIAVREVDTDLGGALGALVPLGGSVLVDSLDFWMFSLAGENSEDARRKREEFFARLQVHRGGNLILVSTEMGLGPLAFDGEIRAFARDLGQLNREIASISTSVYLVVAGLAQKLK, encoded by the coding sequence ATGATTGATCTGGTCCTTGGCGGCAACAAATCCGGCAAATCCGATTTCGGGCTTGAGCTCCTGTGTCAGGGGCCGCGCCCCTGGACGCTTGTCGCCACGGGAAAATCCCGGGACCTTGCCTTTAGGCGACAGATCATTACCCATCGATTGAGCCGGGATGCGGATATCGCGGTGCGGGAAGTGGACACCGACCTGGGCGGAGCGCTTGGGGCCCTTGTCCCTCTTGGAGGCAGCGTCCTGGTGGACAGTCTTGATTTCTGGATGTTTTCCCTTGCGGGTGAAAACTCCGAAGACGCCAGACGCAAAAGAGAGGAATTTTTCGCCCGGCTTCAGGTCCACAGAGGTGGCAATCTGATTTTGGTCTCGACTGAAATGGGCCTCGGACCTCTTGCGTTCGATGGCGAAATACGGGCATTTGCCCGTGATCTGGGTCAACTCAACCGTGAAATTGCCAGTATCAGTACAAGTGTGTATCTGGTCGTTGCCGGGTTGGCCCAAAAACTCAAGTGA
- a CDS encoding phosphoesterase codes for MAYFRKLDPKLAKLQELLNKNERWLILINADPDALASAMALKRILAGRVEQVAIAHVNEITRPDNLAMIRLLRIATKKLNPLLLAQYDRFALVDSQPHHHPDFANIHFSVVIDHHPKVAGTPVQADFVEIVSEYGSNATIMTEYLYNLGLRPGKLLATALLYGIKTDTQSFEREFHDNDMKAFRYLSKFYNKPLLHKIIRSEFRLEWLKYFTQAFRKMRVSGKTITIFMGKVDSSDILVVLADFFLRVHGLSTTMISGISEDKLVVVFRGDGLRRDMGKFAKRLFGDVGSAGGHKSMARAEIPMEKLGCQHASQFVWERLHGGTEVKKKKKELDTAQNGAS; via the coding sequence ATGGCCTATTTTCGAAAGCTGGATCCGAAGCTAGCCAAGCTTCAAGAATTGCTGAATAAAAATGAGCGTTGGCTGATCCTCATCAATGCCGATCCCGATGCCTTGGCCTCGGCCATGGCCTTGAAGCGCATCCTCGCCGGTCGCGTGGAACAGGTCGCCATCGCCCACGTCAACGAGATCACCAGGCCCGACAACCTGGCCATGATCCGTCTCTTGCGTATTGCGACCAAGAAGCTCAACCCGCTTCTGCTGGCCCAGTACGACCGTTTTGCGCTGGTTGATTCTCAGCCGCACCACCATCCGGATTTTGCGAACATCCATTTTTCAGTGGTCATCGATCATCATCCCAAGGTGGCGGGGACGCCCGTGCAAGCCGATTTTGTCGAGATCGTGTCGGAGTATGGTTCCAACGCGACCATCATGACCGAGTATCTGTACAACCTGGGACTGCGTCCGGGGAAGCTGCTGGCCACGGCTCTTCTTTACGGGATCAAGACCGACACCCAGAGTTTCGAGCGCGAGTTTCATGACAACGACATGAAGGCTTTTCGCTATCTCTCGAAATTCTACAACAAACCCCTGCTGCACAAGATCATCCGCTCGGAATTCCGCCTGGAGTGGCTCAAGTACTTCACCCAGGCTTTCCGCAAGATGCGGGTCTCCGGCAAGACCATCACCATCTTCATGGGCAAGGTCGACTCTTCCGACATCCTGGTCGTCCTGGCCGATTTTTTCCTGCGCGTGCACGGGCTGTCCACGACCATGATCAGCGGCATCAGCGAGGACAAGCTCGTTGTCGTCTTTCGCGGCGACGGCCTGCGCCGCGACATGGGCAAGTTCGCCAAGCGCCTGTTCGGCGACGTGGGTTCGGCCGGAGGACACAAGTCCATGGCCCGGGCCGAGATCCCCATGGAAAAGCTGGGCTGTCAGCATGCCAGCCAGTTCGTGTGGGAGCGCCTGCATGGCGGCACGGAAGTGAAGAAAAAGAAGAAAGAGCTGGATACAGCACAGAACGGGGCCTCATAA
- a CDS encoding DNA polymerase I yields the protein MSLQTRLGLKTEPLFLIDGHAFIYRGFYAYPDFKRSDGFPTSAMYIVFKLVLKLLREENPSHLVFVTDGRAPTYRHELLPTYKANRPRMPEGLAAQLDPLKAGLRLLGIRVLEAEGGEADDCIASLAGRFKEERSVVIVGADKDLRQCLDENVVMWDPAQGKEKLVTREGFVEEAGLQPEQWADFQAMTGDAADNIPGIPKVGPKTAMGFLRRFPSLDELKKNFDRLTAKEQTLLAPHMEQVFVYRQLTTLRTDMCTEFSLDDLAVGEIDAGALDFFKEYEFRSLLSEFQALARKNGRIRDAGVQAEAAAKSDPVPDGDEKSGPVRVEPRLAPSLESMAGKDVGLYAEDEKWILGTDAEEILYMGPAADLCRALTGAHVFVTSYKSVLEQGRLDLSGCTEVFDIELAAYLLSPEDRNYTLERIRDGLGDEIDVHRENHGQAVLAIGRLLRARLAGSELLGLMQDLELPLTEVLVRMQKRGIRIDETRFQDFLSMVQTELDRLTQKIHEQAGGDFNIRSSQQLGEVLFSRLGLSSKQKTPGGAKSTSSSVLEGLAGEHAIVADVLEFRMYEKLRSTYLEPMPRLTDKNGRIHTTFNQLATATGRLSSSNPNLQNIPIRGALGPRMRSCFVAAKGNRLVAADYSQIELRVLAHMSGDPTLTDAFAAGDDIHARTAGILFDKAEVSADERRKAKTINFGLLYGMGPQKLGRELGISLKEAKEFISVYFSKLSRVREFYEEIEAGAKSLGYVTTLAGRRRMLPEINSRNVNMAQQARRMAINTVVQGSAADIIKKAMLEVDKSQVIGELGGSLILQIHDELLLEAPEAKSREVGEAVAGIMASVYSLSVPLVVDWGVGDDWSAAHQ from the coding sequence ATGAGTTTGCAAACAAGGCTCGGACTGAAAACCGAGCCGCTTTTTTTGATCGACGGTCACGCCTTCATCTATCGCGGTTTTTACGCCTATCCCGATTTCAAGCGTTCCGACGGGTTTCCGACCAGCGCCATGTATATCGTCTTCAAGCTGGTCTTAAAGCTCCTGCGCGAAGAGAATCCATCCCACCTCGTTTTCGTCACCGACGGCCGCGCCCCGACGTATCGGCACGAACTTCTGCCTACCTACAAGGCCAATCGGCCCCGCATGCCCGAAGGTCTGGCTGCGCAGCTTGACCCCCTGAAGGCCGGACTCAGGCTGCTGGGCATCCGCGTGCTCGAAGCCGAGGGCGGGGAGGCCGACGACTGCATCGCCTCCCTGGCTGGGCGTTTCAAGGAAGAACGCAGCGTGGTCATTGTCGGTGCGGACAAGGACCTGCGGCAGTGCCTGGATGAGAACGTCGTCATGTGGGACCCGGCCCAGGGCAAGGAGAAGCTTGTCACTCGCGAAGGATTTGTCGAGGAGGCGGGTCTTCAGCCGGAGCAGTGGGCGGATTTTCAGGCCATGACCGGCGACGCCGCGGACAACATTCCCGGCATCCCCAAAGTCGGGCCGAAGACGGCCATGGGCTTTCTGCGCCGCTTCCCGAGCCTCGATGAGCTCAAGAAAAATTTCGACCGCCTGACGGCCAAGGAACAGACTCTGCTCGCTCCGCACATGGAGCAGGTCTTCGTGTATCGGCAGCTGACCACCCTGCGTACGGACATGTGCACGGAGTTCAGCCTTGACGATCTGGCCGTGGGAGAGATCGACGCCGGAGCACTGGATTTTTTCAAGGAATACGAGTTCCGCTCCCTGTTGTCGGAGTTTCAGGCCCTGGCCCGCAAGAACGGGCGTATCAGGGATGCGGGCGTCCAGGCGGAGGCGGCCGCGAAGAGCGATCCGGTCCCGGACGGTGATGAAAAATCCGGCCCGGTCCGGGTCGAGCCCCGTCTGGCACCCAGCCTTGAGTCCATGGCCGGAAAGGACGTGGGCCTGTACGCCGAGGACGAGAAATGGATTCTGGGTACGGACGCCGAAGAGATCCTGTACATGGGCCCGGCTGCGGATCTGTGCCGCGCGTTGACCGGAGCGCACGTGTTCGTGACTTCGTACAAGAGCGTGCTCGAGCAGGGGCGCCTTGATCTCTCGGGCTGCACCGAAGTTTTCGACATCGAGCTTGCCGCCTATCTGCTGAGCCCCGAAGATCGCAATTATACCCTGGAGCGGATTCGCGACGGGCTGGGCGATGAGATCGACGTGCACCGGGAAAATCACGGTCAGGCAGTGCTGGCGATTGGTCGCCTGCTGCGTGCGAGGCTTGCCGGTTCGGAGCTGCTCGGCCTTATGCAGGACCTTGAGCTGCCCCTGACCGAGGTGCTGGTGCGTATGCAGAAACGCGGCATCCGCATCGACGAGACTAGGTTTCAGGATTTTCTGTCCATGGTTCAGACCGAGCTGGATCGGCTGACGCAAAAAATCCATGAGCAGGCCGGAGGAGATTTCAACATCCGCTCCAGCCAGCAGCTGGGGGAAGTGCTTTTTTCCAGGCTGGGCCTGTCCAGCAAGCAGAAGACTCCGGGCGGGGCGAAGTCCACGTCCAGCAGCGTGCTCGAAGGGTTGGCCGGGGAGCACGCCATCGTCGCCGATGTGCTCGAGTTCCGGATGTACGAGAAGCTGCGCTCCACATACCTTGAGCCCATGCCCCGGCTGACCGACAAGAACGGGCGCATCCACACCACCTTCAACCAGCTTGCCACGGCGACCGGCCGCCTTTCGAGCAGCAATCCGAACCTGCAGAACATTCCCATCCGCGGGGCGCTCGGCCCGCGAATGCGCTCCTGCTTCGTGGCCGCCAAGGGGAACCGGCTTGTGGCTGCGGATTATTCCCAGATCGAACTCAGAGTGCTGGCGCACATGTCCGGGGACCCGACCTTGACGGACGCCTTTGCCGCCGGTGACGACATCCACGCCCGCACGGCCGGAATCCTCTTCGACAAGGCCGAGGTCAGTGCCGACGAGCGACGCAAGGCCAAGACCATCAACTTCGGCCTGCTCTACGGCATGGGTCCGCAGAAGCTGGGGCGTGAGCTTGGGATCAGCCTGAAGGAGGCCAAGGAGTTCATCTCGGTCTACTTCAGCAAGCTGTCCCGCGTGCGGGAATTCTACGAGGAGATCGAGGCCGGGGCGAAGTCCCTGGGCTATGTGACCACCCTGGCCGGGAGAAGGCGCATGCTGCCCGAAATCAATTCCCGCAACGTGAACATGGCGCAGCAGGCCCGGCGCATGGCCATCAATACCGTGGTCCAGGGTTCGGCGGCGGATATCATCAAAAAGGCCATGCTCGAAGTGGACAAGAGCCAGGTTATTGGCGAATTAGGCGGGAGCCTGATCCTGCAGATTCACGACGAACTTCTGCTCGAAGCTCCCGAGGCCAAATCCCGGGAAGTGGGCGAAGCCGTCGCCGGCATCATGGCCTCCGTGTACAGCCTCTCCGTACCCCTCGTGGTCGACTGGGGCGTTGGTGACGACTGGAGCGCGGCTCATCAATAA
- a CDS encoding alanine--glyoxylate aminotransferase family protein: MLNKLRLLTPGPTPLPEEVRLALAKDMIHHRKRDFVQVMERIQPGLKYLFGTTQQVLPLSCSGTGAMHAAVTNLFAPGEKVLVVEGGKFGERWREIAEAHGLAVTSLVLENGSAVSAADVQAALAADPSLCGVLVQASETSTGVLHPVNELGAVTRDQDVLLVVDGISAVGISPCPMDAWDIDCLLTGSQKGLMLPPGLALLAFSDRAWDKAREVGSTNFYFNLLAERDKSLGHQTLFTSPVNLLQGLAVSLDLFKEQTLEAVYAKQWALTSMTRAGAMSMGLELLAKTHFTWGLTSIRLPVGIDGSEVLKVAAERYGVVMAGGQGELKKSLVRLGHMGHVDWSDVLAGLYALREGLHAAGGYCAARTYLEDAVAAYEEALRDGCPEFGRKE, encoded by the coding sequence ATGCTCAATAAATTAAGATTGCTGACTCCCGGTCCCACTCCCCTGCCGGAGGAGGTTCGCCTGGCCCTGGCCAAGGACATGATCCATCATCGCAAGCGCGATTTCGTGCAGGTCATGGAGCGTATTCAGCCCGGCCTCAAGTACCTGTTCGGTACCACGCAGCAGGTACTGCCCCTGTCATGTTCGGGCACGGGGGCCATGCATGCGGCCGTGACAAATCTCTTTGCGCCCGGCGAAAAAGTGCTCGTGGTCGAGGGCGGAAAATTCGGGGAGCGCTGGCGTGAGATCGCCGAGGCACATGGCCTTGCGGTCACTTCCCTGGTCCTTGAAAACGGTAGCGCCGTGTCCGCCGCGGATGTGCAAGCAGCCCTGGCGGCGGATCCTTCGCTTTGCGGCGTGCTGGTTCAGGCCTCGGAAACCTCCACCGGCGTGTTGCACCCCGTGAACGAGCTTGGCGCGGTGACCCGGGACCAGGACGTGCTCCTTGTCGTGGACGGCATCTCGGCGGTCGGAATTTCACCTTGTCCCATGGACGCCTGGGACATCGACTGTCTGCTGACGGGGTCCCAGAAGGGCCTCATGCTTCCGCCTGGTCTTGCCTTGCTGGCCTTTAGCGATCGCGCCTGGGACAAGGCACGCGAAGTCGGCTCCACCAATTTCTATTTCAACCTGCTGGCCGAGCGGGACAAGAGCCTGGGGCACCAGACTCTTTTCACGTCTCCCGTGAATTTGCTGCAAGGGCTGGCCGTGAGTCTTGATCTGTTCAAAGAGCAGACTCTTGAAGCCGTGTACGCCAAGCAATGGGCCCTGACCTCCATGACCCGGGCCGGAGCGATGAGCATGGGTCTTGAACTTCTGGCCAAGACGCATTTCACCTGGGGCCTGACCTCCATAAGGCTGCCTGTGGGCATCGATGGGAGCGAAGTGCTCAAGGTGGCGGCGGAACGATACGGAGTTGTCATGGCCGGGGGCCAGGGCGAACTCAAGAAGAGTCTTGTAAGGCTTGGCCACATGGGTCATGTTGATTGGAGCGACGTCCTGGCAGGGCTTTATGCCCTGCGTGAGGGTTTGCACGCGGCCGGCGGATATTGCGCCGCAAGGACGTACCTGGAAGACGCCGTCGCAGCCTATGAAGAAGCGCTGCGCGACGGCTGCCCCGAATTCGGGCGTAAGGAGTGA
- a CDS encoding DUF1844 domain-containing protein has translation MTEEKKLAEEYEELSCSCPEMPQLDFGTFVLSMSSSALVHLGEVPEPESGQFMENVLAAKQTIDILCMLESKTKGNLTEQEARLLRDMLFELRMKYVQKAK, from the coding sequence ATGACTGAAGAGAAAAAATTGGCCGAAGAGTACGAGGAGCTGTCCTGCTCCTGTCCGGAAATGCCGCAGCTGGATTTCGGGACCTTTGTCCTGTCCATGAGTTCTTCCGCCCTGGTCCATCTGGGCGAGGTGCCCGAGCCCGAAAGCGGGCAGTTCATGGAAAATGTGCTGGCCGCCAAGCAGACCATCGACATCCTGTGCATGCTTGAGAGCAAGACCAAGGGCAATCTGACGGAACAGGAAGCCCGGCTGCTTCGGGACATGCTTTTTGAATTGCGCATGAAATATGTGCAGAAGGCGAAATAG